One window from the genome of Sandaracinaceae bacterium encodes:
- a CDS encoding acyl-CoA dehydrogenase family protein, giving the protein MRDKVIRQAMDTSLRALTRVATSDWVEERGLREPAQRLVQAGARNGIMAAGKLMDAVKKRGPAPKPRAPQQPFDLNPTEDQQMILDMLKRVSNDLLLPMAQEADEACAPPEDVLAVGADLGLGNSAIPEALGGGGDRSPMTTTLVAEALGRGDMGLALALLAPVGVVNTIVDQGTDDQRAAWLPPFNADTFTPAALALMENAVMANPALPLTRARKKGSGYVLKGQKGSVPLISTARFFLVSAKLDDTVRLFRVDRSADGVTCEAAPSMGLRAADLGTLSLHEVSVEGSALLGNDSYDHARVLDLGRIALCALGVGQAQAVFDYVKEYVNDREAFGEPISHRQSVAFMVADMAIEIESMRLLTWRAASRAAAGLDFAEQTYLAKLLCSEKAMKVGTDGVQLLGGHGYIKDHPVERWYRHLRAVAVLEGALSA; this is encoded by the coding sequence ATGCGCGACAAAGTGATCCGACAGGCCATGGACACCAGCCTCCGCGCGCTGACGCGCGTGGCGACGTCCGACTGGGTGGAAGAGCGCGGCCTGCGAGAGCCCGCTCAGCGGCTGGTGCAGGCGGGCGCGCGCAACGGCATCATGGCCGCGGGCAAGCTCATGGACGCGGTCAAGAAGCGCGGGCCGGCGCCCAAGCCGCGGGCGCCGCAGCAGCCGTTCGACCTGAACCCCACCGAAGATCAGCAGATGATCCTCGACATGTTGAAGCGGGTCTCGAACGACCTGCTGCTGCCCATGGCGCAGGAGGCCGACGAGGCCTGTGCCCCGCCCGAAGACGTGCTGGCGGTGGGGGCGGACCTCGGCCTCGGCAACTCCGCCATCCCCGAGGCGCTGGGTGGCGGTGGCGACCGCAGCCCCATGACCACCACGCTGGTGGCGGAGGCGCTGGGGCGCGGCGACATGGGACTCGCGCTGGCGCTGCTGGCCCCCGTGGGCGTGGTGAACACCATCGTGGACCAGGGCACCGACGATCAGCGCGCGGCCTGGCTGCCGCCGTTCAACGCGGACACGTTCACGCCCGCCGCGCTCGCCCTCATGGAGAACGCGGTCATGGCCAACCCGGCGCTGCCGCTCACCCGCGCTCGCAAGAAGGGCAGCGGCTACGTGCTCAAGGGTCAGAAGGGCAGCGTGCCGCTCATCAGTACGGCGCGCTTCTTCCTGGTATCGGCGAAGTTGGACGACACGGTGCGCCTGTTCCGCGTGGACCGCAGCGCCGACGGCGTGACCTGTGAAGCGGCCCCCAGCATGGGCCTGCGCGCGGCGGACCTGGGCACCCTCTCGCTGCACGAGGTGAGCGTGGAGGGCTCGGCGCTGCTGGGCAACGACAGCTACGACCACGCGCGCGTGCTGGACCTCGGCCGCATCGCGCTGTGTGCCCTGGGCGTGGGGCAGGCGCAGGCCGTGTTCGACTACGTGAAGGAGTACGTGAACGACCGTGAGGCCTTCGGGGAGCCCATCAGCCACCGTCAGTCCGTGGCGTTCATGGTGGCCGACATGGCCATCGAAATCGAGAGCATGCGCCTGCTCACGTGGCGCGCCGCGAGCCGCGCGGCGGCGGGGCTCGACTTCGCCGAGCAGACCTACCTGGCGAAGCTGCTGTGCTCCGAGAAGGCCATGAAGGTGGGCACCGACGGGGTGCAGCTGCTCGGCGGGCACGGCTACATCAAGGACCACCCCGTGGAGCGCTGGTACCGGCACCTGCGCGCCGTGGCTGTCTTGGAGGGCGCGCTCAGCGCGTGA
- a CDS encoding acyl-CoA dehydrogenase family protein gives MINLEIPSKLKPLVEQAHVVASAVFRPISRKYDTAEHTYPKELDMLAAVMDGFSEAGAGGGVSNVKQGTRDKGDKSVRNGANMSTVLGMVELCWGDIGLALSIPRQGLGNAAVAAVATPEQKARWGQVWAAMAITEPGAGSDSAAIRTTARLEGNEWVINGEKIYVTAGERATAVVVWATLDRNMGRAAIKSFFVPQGSPGMSLVRLDKKLGIRASDTAVLSFNDCRIPKDNILGSPEIDPKKGFGGVMQTFDNTRPIVAAMALGVARASLEVTETFLKEAGVDTRMRGSRWTQHAAAAELHRMKAELEAARLLTLKAAWMADNGIPNSVEASMAKAKAGRTANEVTLRCVELCGSTGYGETELLEKWARDSKILDIFEGTQQIQLLIVARNLLGLKSTELR, from the coding sequence ATGATCAACCTAGAGATCCCCAGCAAGCTCAAGCCCCTCGTCGAGCAGGCGCACGTCGTCGCCTCCGCGGTCTTCCGCCCCATCTCGCGCAAGTACGACACGGCCGAGCACACCTACCCGAAGGAGCTGGACATGCTGGCCGCCGTCATGGACGGCTTCAGCGAGGCCGGCGCCGGCGGCGGCGTGAGCAACGTGAAGCAGGGCACCCGCGACAAGGGCGACAAGAGCGTCCGCAACGGCGCCAACATGAGCACCGTGCTCGGCATGGTGGAGCTCTGCTGGGGCGACATCGGCCTGGCGCTGAGCATCCCGCGGCAGGGCCTCGGCAACGCGGCCGTGGCGGCCGTGGCCACGCCCGAGCAGAAGGCGCGCTGGGGGCAGGTGTGGGCCGCCATGGCCATCACCGAGCCAGGCGCGGGCAGCGACAGCGCCGCCATCCGCACCACCGCTCGGCTCGAGGGCAACGAGTGGGTCATCAACGGCGAGAAGATCTACGTGACCGCTGGCGAGCGCGCCACGGCCGTGGTGGTGTGGGCCACGCTCGACCGCAACATGGGCCGCGCGGCCATCAAGAGCTTCTTCGTGCCGCAGGGCTCGCCGGGCATGTCGCTGGTGCGCCTCGACAAGAAGCTGGGCATCCGCGCGAGCGACACGGCGGTGCTGTCCTTCAACGACTGCCGCATCCCCAAGGACAACATCCTGGGCAGCCCCGAGATCGATCCGAAGAAGGGCTTCGGCGGGGTCATGCAGACCTTCGACAACACGCGCCCCATCGTGGCGGCCATGGCCCTCGGCGTGGCGCGCGCGTCGCTCGAGGTGACCGAGACGTTCTTGAAGGAAGCCGGCGTGGACACGCGCATGCGCGGCTCCCGCTGGACGCAGCACGCGGCGGCGGCCGAGCTGCACCGCATGAAGGCGGAGCTCGAAGCGGCGCGCCTGCTCACGCTCAAGGCGGCCTGGATGGCCGACAACGGCATACCCAACTCGGTGGAGGCCAGTATGGCCAAGGCCAAGGCGGGGCGCACGGCCAACGAGGTCACGCTGCGCTGCGTGGAGCTGTGCGGCAGCACCGGCTACGGCGAGACCGAGCTGCTCGAGAAGTGGGCGCGCGACTCGAAGATCCTCGACATCTTCGAGGGCACCCAGCAGATCCAGCTGCTCATCGTGGCGCGCAACCTGCTGGGCCTGAAGTCCACCGAGCTGCGCTGA
- a CDS encoding BrnA antitoxin family protein, producing MKKQYDFSNARPNPYAKRLKKSVTIRLDQESLAYFQSLAEESGIPYQTLINLYLRDCATSRKKLHLNWRPSAEKGAV from the coding sequence ATGAAGAAGCAGTACGATTTCTCTAACGCAAGGCCCAACCCGTATGCGAAGCGACTCAAGAAGTCCGTCACGATCCGCCTGGATCAGGAGTCGCTCGCATACTTCCAGTCGTTGGCCGAAGAGTCGGGTATCCCCTACCAGACTCTCATCAACCTCTACCTCCGGGACTGCGCTACTTCGCGAAAGAAGCTGCACCTGAATTGGAGGCCTTCGGCAGAGAAGGGCGCAGTCTGA
- a CDS encoding BrnT family toxin, which translates to MVSLRFEWDERKNASNRRKHGVSFEEAQTAFADELGLVIDDPAHSSSEERFVLLGMSAPLRLLVVCHCIREHGDVIRVISARKADATERRAYKARW; encoded by the coding sequence ATGGTCAGCCTCCGCTTCGAGTGGGATGAGCGCAAGAACGCTTCGAACCGCCGCAAGCATGGTGTCTCGTTCGAGGAAGCTCAGACCGCGTTCGCCGATGAGCTTGGCCTAGTCATCGACGACCCCGCGCACTCGAGTTCGGAAGAGCGCTTTGTCCTCCTCGGGATGAGCGCGCCACTCCGTCTCCTCGTCGTGTGTCACTGCATCCGAGAGCACGGTGACGTCATCCGCGTGATCTCGGCGCGCAAGGCCGACGCAACCGAGCGCCGGGCGTACAAGGCAAGGTGGTGA
- a CDS encoding OmpA family protein: MPHLHATHLFGASRRAFAVLVLLLALGCGGAPAPATEDPSATEPGETAPAETPPDPDSDGLASDVDACPCMAEDVDGFDDADGCPELDNDQDGMHDACDACPNEAETYLHADTREGCPDTAGVVAESATLAPDHTIYFTAQSSRISAQALPVVDAVALVLAENPRFVRVAVQGNAATNERGAEALAVARATAVHAALVERGVDPGRLLIVGQGSDQPLDPGTTREAHARNRRVTFVVDQVTPEEPDPNARASVSDCDVPAPVDHCAAGGSAGGG, translated from the coding sequence GTGCCTCACCTTCACGCGACTCATCTCTTCGGTGCCTCCCGTCGTGCCTTCGCAGTGCTCGTGCTGCTGCTCGCGCTCGGCTGTGGGGGGGCGCCTGCGCCCGCTACCGAGGACCCGTCTGCGACAGAGCCCGGCGAGACGGCCCCCGCGGAGACCCCGCCCGACCCGGACTCGGATGGACTGGCCAGCGACGTGGACGCCTGCCCCTGCATGGCCGAAGACGTGGACGGCTTCGACGACGCGGACGGCTGCCCCGAGCTCGACAACGACCAGGACGGCATGCACGACGCCTGCGACGCGTGCCCCAACGAGGCCGAGACGTACCTCCATGCGGACACGCGCGAGGGCTGCCCCGACACGGCAGGCGTGGTGGCGGAGAGCGCCACGCTCGCGCCGGACCACACCATCTACTTCACGGCACAGAGCAGCCGCATCTCCGCGCAGGCGCTGCCCGTGGTGGACGCCGTGGCGCTCGTGCTGGCGGAGAATCCGCGGTTCGTGCGCGTGGCCGTGCAAGGCAACGCAGCCACCAACGAGCGCGGGGCCGAAGCGCTGGCCGTCGCGCGCGCCACCGCCGTGCATGCCGCTCTCGTGGAGCGCGGAGTGGACCCCGGCCGGCTGCTGATCGTGGGGCAGGGCAGCGACCAGCCCCTCGACCCGGGCACCACGCGCGAAGCGCACGCCCGCAACCGGCGCGTCACGTTCGTGGTGGACCAGGTGACCCCCGAGGAGCCTGACCCGAACGCGCGCGCGAGCGTGAGTGACTGCGATGTGCCCGCGCCGGTGGACCACTGCGCTGCCGGAGGGAGCGCTGGCGGCGGCTGA
- a CDS encoding pyridoxamine 5'-phosphate oxidase family protein, whose protein sequence is MTSIPADAEAILRRYRTCEFTTFGKDGAPSTWPLCARWLPDGRFLLTTSIGLPQKAFNIRRNPQVSLSFSEPTGSGVSKPGAVLVQGRAVCEDRIVTDMSSMPELTLYFRETIFARQPSGKMMSSWLGRRWMDWYYMRLLIYVTPERMFYWPTRDFAAEPQKLEL, encoded by the coding sequence ATGACTTCGATCCCGGCAGACGCCGAGGCGATCCTGCGGCGCTACCGCACCTGCGAGTTCACCACCTTCGGCAAGGACGGCGCGCCCAGCACGTGGCCCCTCTGCGCGCGCTGGCTCCCGGACGGGCGCTTCCTGCTCACCACGTCCATCGGCTTGCCGCAGAAGGCGTTCAACATTCGGCGCAACCCGCAGGTGAGCCTGTCGTTCTCGGAGCCCACCGGCAGCGGCGTCAGCAAGCCCGGCGCCGTGCTCGTGCAGGGGCGCGCGGTGTGTGAGGACCGCATCGTCACCGACATGTCCAGCATGCCAGAGCTCACGCTCTACTTCCGCGAGACCATCTTCGCGCGCCAGCCCTCCGGGAAGATGATGAGCTCGTGGCTCGGGCGGCGGTGGATGGACTGGTACTACATGCGCCTGCTCATCTACGTGACGCCCGAGCGCATGTTCTACTGGCCCACACGCGACTTCGCGGCCGAGCCGCAGAAGCTGGAGCTCTGA
- a CDS encoding Uma2 family endonuclease, which yields MAPPQRRLATYADLVALPEGTRAEVLAGEVLVSPAPLPRHSKVLGSARRFLGGPFDDDDGHGGPGGWWIFVEVDVALAPHDILRPDLAGWRRERLPRPGAARPIEVVPDWVCEVLSPSTAARDRVQKRHLYAQAGVAHYWLIDPDARVLEALVLSNGAWVEFGVYDDSATARIAPFEAIEFPVGRLFLPREADGE from the coding sequence ATGGCACCGCCTCAGCGTCGACTCGCGACCTACGCCGACCTCGTGGCGCTTCCCGAGGGCACGCGCGCCGAGGTGCTGGCCGGGGAGGTGCTTGTGTCACCGGCGCCGCTGCCGCGTCACTCGAAGGTGCTGGGGTCGGCCCGTCGCTTCTTGGGTGGTCCCTTCGATGACGACGACGGGCACGGAGGCCCTGGCGGCTGGTGGATCTTCGTCGAGGTGGACGTTGCTCTCGCACCGCACGACATCCTCCGGCCGGACCTTGCGGGCTGGCGACGCGAGCGGCTCCCTCGCCCCGGTGCGGCGCGTCCCATCGAGGTGGTGCCGGACTGGGTCTGCGAGGTGCTCTCGCCTTCCACGGCGGCGCGCGATCGCGTGCAGAAGCGCCACCTCTACGCCCAAGCGGGTGTTGCGCACTACTGGCTGATCGATCCGGACGCCCGTGTACTGGAGGCGCTCGTGCTCAGCAACGGTGCTTGGGTAGAGTTCGGGGTCTACGACGACTCGGCCACGGCGCGCATCGCTCCCTTCGAGGCCATCGAGTTCCCCGTAGGCCGCCTGTTCCTGCCGCGCGAAGCCGACGGGGAGTGA
- a CDS encoding serine/threonine protein kinase produces the protein MKDELPAPLRTVGATRSVFEREFELSQEDPFAGLGDPDEGGVISGDVLGAGGMGVVHAGIQTALQRQVAVKRTLHREAGAGDEAFLAFLREAWISAKLEHPNIIPVHALCSDRGDPQLVMKRVEGVAWRALLDDDALASEHGMRDRLAFHLAILGRVCRAVHFAHSRGIVHLDLKPDNVMVGRHGEVYLLDWGVAASFHEDADPWVPRTVDIRTVMGTPAYLSPEQAAALGGLIGPRTDVFLLGALIHRIVMGRPPHRGETMDVVMASAYLWNPPEYGDEVPAELAAVIQKAMARAPDERYGSAEEVRVALAGFLQHRDSSAILDAALARLERLRASLSGEGETRMLDPGIAQRIENECRFGIEEALHTWPDSRRAKAALTDLARLVVERALRAGDWRAAAATMTRLSGGDDALWQRIRALRNEAKDRERERQVLQDLGSNQDILRNARVRAPLAAGISAGWVIWFSAVAWAVRSGQLVLSHSLLALNSAVTLTLYAGVLWKVRDTLLATQIDRRAVLLLAASLGGVTVLWTLCWVMGVAPLHAITLSSGVYMFFFVAVTMAMERRLAWVTVALAPLSLISFFDPAHTLEWQGSAVFLGGTALSLIWRRDARLAAEREAQQSASSLTSR, from the coding sequence GTGAAGGACGAACTGCCAGCGCCGCTGCGCACCGTGGGCGCTACGCGCAGCGTGTTCGAGCGCGAGTTCGAGCTCTCGCAGGAGGACCCGTTCGCGGGGCTGGGTGACCCCGACGAAGGCGGCGTCATCTCGGGCGACGTGCTGGGCGCGGGCGGGATGGGCGTGGTGCACGCCGGCATCCAGACCGCGCTCCAGCGCCAGGTGGCCGTGAAGCGCACGCTGCACCGTGAAGCGGGCGCAGGCGACGAGGCCTTCTTGGCGTTCCTGCGGGAGGCGTGGATCAGCGCCAAGCTCGAGCACCCCAACATCATCCCCGTGCACGCGCTGTGCAGCGACCGCGGCGATCCGCAGCTGGTCATGAAGCGCGTGGAGGGCGTGGCCTGGCGCGCCCTGCTCGACGACGACGCGCTGGCCAGCGAGCACGGCATGCGCGACCGCCTCGCGTTCCACCTGGCAATCCTGGGGCGCGTGTGCCGTGCCGTGCACTTCGCGCACTCGCGCGGCATCGTGCACCTGGACCTGAAGCCCGACAACGTGATGGTGGGCCGTCACGGGGAGGTCTACCTGCTGGACTGGGGCGTGGCCGCGAGCTTCCACGAGGACGCCGATCCGTGGGTGCCGCGCACGGTCGACATCCGCACCGTGATGGGTACGCCGGCCTACCTCTCGCCCGAGCAAGCGGCGGCCCTCGGCGGGTTGATCGGGCCGCGCACCGACGTGTTCCTGCTGGGCGCGCTGATCCACCGCATCGTCATGGGTCGCCCTCCGCACCGCGGCGAGACCATGGACGTGGTCATGGCGTCGGCCTACCTGTGGAACCCGCCCGAGTACGGCGACGAAGTCCCGGCGGAGCTCGCTGCCGTGATCCAGAAGGCCATGGCGCGCGCGCCCGACGAGCGCTACGGCAGCGCCGAGGAGGTGCGTGTGGCCCTCGCCGGCTTCCTCCAGCACCGCGACTCGAGCGCCATCCTGGACGCGGCGCTCGCGCGCCTCGAGCGGCTGCGCGCCAGCCTGAGCGGCGAAGGCGAGACGCGCATGCTCGATCCGGGCATAGCGCAGCGCATCGAGAACGAGTGCCGCTTCGGCATCGAGGAGGCGCTGCACACATGGCCCGACAGTCGCCGCGCGAAGGCCGCCCTCACCGACCTGGCTCGGCTGGTGGTGGAGCGCGCGCTGCGGGCGGGCGACTGGCGCGCCGCAGCCGCCACCATGACGCGGCTCTCCGGTGGAGACGACGCGCTGTGGCAGCGCATCCGCGCGCTGCGCAACGAGGCGAAGGACCGCGAGCGCGAGCGTCAGGTGCTGCAGGACCTGGGCAGCAACCAGGACATCCTGCGGAACGCCCGCGTCCGTGCCCCGCTGGCGGCGGGCATCAGCGCGGGCTGGGTCATCTGGTTCTCCGCGGTGGCGTGGGCCGTGCGGAGCGGTCAACTGGTGCTGAGCCACTCGCTCTTGGCGCTGAACTCCGCCGTCACGCTCACGCTCTACGCCGGGGTGCTGTGGAAGGTGCGCGACACGCTGCTGGCCACGCAGATCGACCGCCGCGCGGTCCTCTTGCTCGCGGCTTCGCTGGGCGGCGTGACCGTGCTGTGGACGCTCTGCTGGGTGATGGGCGTCGCGCCCCTGCACGCCATCACGCTCAGCTCGGGCGTCTACATGTTCTTCTTCGTGGCCGTGACCATGGCCATGGAGCGCCGACTCGCTTGGGTCACCGTGGCGCTCGCGCCGCTCTCGCTCATCAGCTTCTTCGACCCCGCTCACACGCTCGAGTGGCAGGGGAGCGCCGTGTTCCTGGGCGGAACCGCGCTCAGCCTCATCTGGCGCCGCGACGCGCGCCTGGCCGCCGAGCGCGAGGCGCAGCAGAGCGCCAGCAGCCTTACGTCACGCTAG
- a CDS encoding serine/threonine protein kinase, whose amino-acid sequence MDSPPTQRLRPAHDRTTEVDDLTPVPVTEIAQADAPLGARYQTLGLATINCRAGVTLGRALGGRAVLDIANAAEGLVALGDLIATGGMGEVRSAVQHRLRREVAVKRARGDASEETHQAMLREAWIAGSLEHPNILPIHTLSRDGSEPLIVMKRVYGRVWTELLRDQRLAPGDARWVEPIGVLVEVCRAVHFAHSRGVLHLDLKPDNVMVGEHGEVVLLDWGVAAAFDTSLAPDFITKTDSITHVCGTLGYLSPEQATAHGASFGPTTDVYLLGAILHEIITGHPPHLSPHTSLVASLVSSHRAEPPVFDASVPEELRAIARRALCVPRPTAFRTWTRSVMRSSCSSSTGQRFC is encoded by the coding sequence ATGGACTCCCCCCCGACCCAGAGGCTCCGCCCCGCGCACGACCGGACCACCGAGGTGGACGACCTCACGCCCGTGCCCGTGACCGAGATCGCGCAGGCCGACGCGCCGCTCGGCGCGCGCTACCAGACCCTGGGCCTGGCCACCATCAACTGCCGGGCCGGCGTGACGCTGGGGCGCGCGCTCGGGGGCCGCGCGGTGCTGGACATCGCCAACGCCGCCGAGGGGCTGGTGGCGCTCGGCGACCTGATCGCCACCGGCGGCATGGGCGAGGTGCGCAGCGCCGTGCAGCACCGTCTGCGCCGCGAGGTGGCCGTGAAGCGCGCGCGCGGGGACGCCAGCGAAGAGACGCACCAGGCCATGCTGCGCGAGGCGTGGATCGCGGGGTCCCTCGAGCACCCCAACATCCTGCCCATCCACACGCTCTCGCGCGACGGCAGCGAGCCGCTGATCGTGATGAAGCGCGTGTACGGCCGCGTGTGGACCGAGCTCCTGCGCGACCAACGCCTCGCCCCCGGAGACGCACGCTGGGTGGAGCCCATCGGGGTGCTGGTGGAGGTCTGCCGCGCGGTGCACTTCGCCCACAGCCGCGGCGTGCTGCACCTGGACCTCAAGCCCGACAACGTGATGGTGGGCGAGCACGGCGAGGTGGTGTTGCTGGACTGGGGCGTGGCCGCCGCGTTCGACACGAGCCTGGCGCCCGACTTCATCACGAAGACGGACAGCATCACGCACGTGTGCGGCACGCTCGGCTACCTCTCGCCCGAGCAGGCCACCGCGCACGGCGCGAGCTTCGGCCCCACGACCGACGTGTACCTGCTGGGCGCGATCCTGCACGAGATCATCACGGGCCACCCGCCGCACCTGAGCCCGCACACGTCGCTGGTGGCGTCGCTGGTCAGCTCGCATCGGGCCGAGCCGCCGGTATTCGACGCGAGCGTGCCGGAGGAGCTGCGCGCCATCGCGCGCCGTGCGCTTTGCGTGCCCCGGCCGACCGCTTTCCGGACGTGGACGCGTTCCGTCATGCGCTCGAGCTGTTCCTCGAGCACCGGCCAGCGCTTCTGCTGA
- a CDS encoding TetR/AcrR family transcriptional regulator — MSIPKRRGRPAGTEAPAPSDEHMLRAALDEFAENGFAGTSVRKLARDLGVSHNLIPQRFGSKERLWYAAVDQGFGALATDLFANLEALPTDDVARLRAMVVRFVTLNAKRPALLQIISQEATTPGPRLDYLYDRYIDPVRALSQTALDALHRKGLIRTRSVSLMYFLMTHGAGGPLALPALAARFGARVDPSDPEAVHRHALEAADIIFDGVGIPPPSPPTSARKTKTRAPRG, encoded by the coding sequence GTGAGCATCCCGAAGCGACGCGGCCGGCCGGCCGGCACCGAGGCCCCCGCGCCGAGCGACGAGCACATGCTGCGCGCGGCGCTCGACGAGTTCGCCGAGAACGGCTTCGCGGGCACCAGCGTGCGCAAGCTCGCGCGCGATCTGGGCGTCAGCCACAACCTCATCCCGCAGCGCTTCGGCTCGAAAGAGCGGCTGTGGTACGCGGCCGTGGATCAGGGCTTCGGCGCGCTGGCCACCGACCTCTTCGCCAACCTCGAGGCGCTGCCCACGGACGACGTGGCGCGCCTGCGCGCCATGGTGGTGCGCTTCGTTACGCTGAACGCCAAGCGCCCCGCGCTGCTGCAGATCATCAGCCAGGAGGCCACCACGCCAGGGCCACGCCTCGACTACCTGTACGACCGCTACATCGACCCGGTGCGCGCGCTCAGCCAGACGGCACTCGACGCGCTGCACCGCAAGGGGCTCATCCGCACGCGCTCGGTCTCCCTCATGTACTTCCTCATGACGCACGGCGCGGGAGGGCCGCTGGCGCTGCCGGCGTTGGCGGCACGCTTCGGCGCGCGCGTGGACCCGAGCGACCCGGAGGCGGTGCACCGGCACGCGCTCGAGGCGGCTGACATCATCTTCGACGGCGTGGGCATCCCGCCTCCGAGCCCACCGACGTCGGCGCGCAAGACCAAGACACGCGCGCCTCGGGGTTAA
- a CDS encoding DUF2236 domain-containing protein: protein MNRRERIVAEVRTAVGVHDQPEIYGGPAGDPGLIGPGSVSWELHADVGSVAVAGLAAIVMEILHPLVMAGVHDQSDYAVNTGRRARNTFGYVMITTFGSTAAATRTIEHVRRMHERVSGTAPDGRPYRAMDPELIGWVHTAIPWAIMEAFHRYHRPLTLAERNRYLREQSLIGKLGGAGDIPVTMDELDAYVTRMRPKLAVNEQTVAFIEFLTSSGKRPGEAAPATEQLFRRLSLRGSLGLFPTWARELVGMRHDAWAQRTFYDPFMHAQSKQVRWAMGKPAYAQLAEARVRGVSTESPVALHALP from the coding sequence ATGAACCGCCGTGAACGCATCGTCGCCGAGGTCCGCACCGCTGTGGGCGTCCACGACCAGCCCGAGATCTACGGCGGGCCCGCCGGCGACCCTGGCCTGATTGGCCCGGGCAGCGTCTCGTGGGAGCTGCACGCCGACGTGGGCAGCGTGGCGGTGGCGGGGCTGGCGGCCATCGTGATGGAGATCCTGCACCCACTGGTCATGGCCGGCGTGCACGACCAGTCCGACTACGCGGTCAACACGGGCCGGCGCGCGCGCAACACGTTCGGCTACGTGATGATCACCACGTTCGGCAGCACGGCCGCGGCCACCCGCACCATCGAGCACGTGCGCCGCATGCACGAGCGCGTGAGCGGCACCGCTCCCGACGGGCGGCCGTATCGCGCCATGGATCCAGAGCTCATCGGGTGGGTCCACACCGCCATCCCGTGGGCCATCATGGAGGCCTTCCACCGCTACCACCGGCCGCTCACGCTCGCCGAGCGCAACCGCTACCTGCGCGAGCAGTCCCTCATCGGGAAGCTGGGGGGCGCGGGCGACATCCCGGTGACCATGGACGAGCTCGACGCGTACGTGACGCGCATGCGCCCGAAGCTGGCCGTCAACGAGCAGACCGTGGCGTTCATCGAGTTCCTCACCTCCTCGGGCAAGCGCCCGGGGGAGGCGGCCCCCGCAACCGAGCAGCTCTTCCGCCGGCTCTCGCTGCGCGGCTCGCTCGGGCTGTTTCCCACCTGGGCGCGCGAGCTGGTGGGCATGCGCCACGACGCCTGGGCGCAGCGCACGTTCTACGACCCGTTCATGCACGCGCAGTCGAAGCAGGTGCGCTGGGCGATGGGCAAGCCGGCCTACGCGCAGCTGGCCGAGGCCCGAGTGCGCGGCGTGAGCACGGAGAGCCCAGTCGCGCTCCACGCGCTGCCCTGA
- a CDS encoding YggU family protein yields the protein MSGLDAREDAGAVVFSVRVAPRASRSAVLGVHEGALKVALTAPPVDGAANAALVAFLAKALGVAKRDVVIEQGDTSRSKRLRVTGVTLAQLAALLP from the coding sequence ATGAGCGGGCTCGACGCGCGCGAAGACGCTGGCGCCGTGGTGTTCAGCGTGCGCGTGGCCCCGCGCGCCAGCCGCAGCGCCGTGCTGGGCGTACACGAGGGCGCGCTCAAGGTGGCGCTCACCGCACCTCCGGTGGATGGCGCTGCCAACGCGGCGCTGGTGGCGTTCTTGGCCAAGGCGCTGGGGGTGGCGAAGCGCGACGTGGTCATCGAGCAGGGCGACACCAGCCGCAGCAAGCGGCTGCGCGTGACGGGGGTCACGTTGGCGCAGCTGGCAGCGCTGCTGCCGTAG